One region of Paenibacillus polymyxa M1 genomic DNA includes:
- a CDS encoding S-layer homology domain-containing protein codes for MNCEKRLKQIRHYMAGLLAVWLFCIHSAPVFANRAFNDIEHSYAADAIEAMAAQGYVTGYQDGSFRPLHFISRQEWASIFAKTLKRTSNNRGVTSFRDVSPWALPYVQALQEESITKGISDQLFGARHNMTRQDMTVWYARYFGVTDDTRSAGISSFVDQSDISDYAQTSVWLMERLELIEGDTNHYFHPKESVRRQDATLVAYRIWLGGDGLRERAKRLLESLGNGAATMPRATSQQESQKIAVDLTPEIRQQPVNSEIEEPKRHRPRPDSPVSPVTPIEPKPEPPVTPPKPKPEPPVIPPKPRPDSPVTPPVPYPKPPVIPVDPSDPSSDFLVDEVVIKAQELVNQPETYPSYQLSFQLYHKGRPVSIPAASVTSVTYTFSDELGVFDIQGKIAHPENIPAADSFIPVEMKVTIAKPYQVLTAQTKLIVKGKTPPAEPPNVIRSVYLSTYTISEAAALDPAAWKMSYVFHNAKGEVIAPEMLPSDLILRVEDSRGIFDEDGKIANLHLIPAVNSAIPLKIVVESPSQGIHFTSDAELRVEPGERKKQYFAVSIMLQGSVTTVDQIKQSRQLLMDHFGPNIKVTWAMENGFVFVESNRPQLKQVLDYVDQYGDEVGILAGYPNQQKFPVWEVKMDEWLYMYRYNAFNELHQSGSMGSPSVFESMDTDQYRKYLPKSLTSFTVNPEQTQWLKDHYRITSAMGWSATQYNVNGMYGEGSPLMPYWSNKDNPIVPAQGITDNSGTVFMNSVTIDPIGSRYTKDSSRWTLHPGDPYVTETDAAPQLYIVQQYLDNPYQRINTVNYLSIILDINALANTHNMGPIWENFVNHFPLDRKVEIVGVDGLKQVYESVAGSNNDHTEFTLMFRGSGIKTAMDSNNSPANLRYLWTENASQRVILSKEDGDAEWSIIDFTDYTQKPVPKMDYNLDGHTDVSYVTGRNFKLSPTAPLTADEIQRVKARLKDIYFVEEVNYQ; via the coding sequence ATGAACTGTGAAAAAAGGTTGAAACAAATTAGGCATTACATGGCTGGTTTACTGGCTGTCTGGTTGTTCTGTATACATAGTGCGCCTGTTTTTGCGAACAGAGCCTTTAACGATATCGAACATTCCTATGCAGCTGATGCGATTGAGGCCATGGCTGCTCAAGGTTATGTTACAGGTTATCAGGATGGGAGCTTTCGACCTTTACATTTTATCTCGCGTCAGGAATGGGCAAGCATTTTTGCTAAAACCTTAAAGCGAACATCGAATAACAGAGGCGTAACTTCTTTTCGGGATGTGTCACCATGGGCCTTACCTTATGTACAGGCCTTGCAGGAAGAGAGCATTACGAAAGGGATTAGCGATCAATTATTTGGTGCCAGGCACAATATGACCCGTCAGGATATGACCGTTTGGTATGCCCGGTATTTTGGTGTTACTGATGATACCCGATCTGCTGGAATATCCAGTTTTGTGGATCAATCAGATATATCAGACTATGCACAAACGAGTGTATGGCTAATGGAACGGTTGGAGCTGATCGAGGGGGATACGAATCACTATTTCCATCCTAAAGAGTCTGTGAGACGGCAGGATGCCACGCTGGTTGCTTATCGGATATGGCTAGGCGGTGACGGTCTGAGAGAACGTGCCAAACGTTTGCTGGAGTCATTAGGAAATGGAGCTGCAACGATGCCTCGGGCGACCAGCCAACAAGAATCGCAGAAGATTGCGGTCGATTTGACACCGGAAATTAGGCAACAACCTGTGAATTCGGAAATTGAGGAGCCTAAAAGGCATCGCCCAAGACCTGATTCACCAGTCTCCCCGGTGACACCAATAGAGCCGAAACCGGAACCGCCAGTGACACCACCGAAACCGAAGCCGGAACCGCCGGTGATACCACCGAAGCCGAGACCGGACTCGCCAGTCACACCACCGGTGCCTTATCCCAAACCACCAGTAATTCCAGTAGATCCATCGGATCCTTCTTCGGATTTTCTGGTAGATGAAGTCGTAATCAAGGCGCAGGAGCTGGTAAATCAGCCGGAAACGTACCCTTCGTATCAGCTATCCTTTCAGCTCTACCATAAAGGGCGTCCAGTAAGCATTCCTGCTGCCAGCGTCACAAGTGTTACGTACACATTTAGTGATGAGTTAGGCGTGTTTGATATACAAGGGAAAATCGCACATCCTGAAAATATTCCGGCTGCGGACAGCTTCATTCCTGTAGAGATGAAGGTCACTATTGCCAAACCTTATCAGGTCCTTACAGCTCAGACCAAGCTGATCGTGAAAGGGAAGACTCCGCCGGCAGAGCCACCGAACGTAATCAGGTCCGTATACTTGTCTACGTATACTATTTCAGAGGCGGCTGCTTTAGATCCCGCTGCTTGGAAAATGTCCTACGTATTTCATAATGCTAAAGGAGAGGTTATAGCTCCTGAAATGCTGCCGTCCGACTTGATACTTCGGGTAGAGGATTCCAGAGGAATATTTGACGAGGATGGAAAGATTGCCAATCTGCATTTGATTCCAGCAGTGAACTCAGCCATTCCATTAAAAATTGTGGTTGAGTCACCATCCCAGGGGATTCACTTCACATCTGATGCGGAATTAAGGGTAGAACCCGGAGAACGCAAGAAGCAATATTTTGCTGTCTCCATCATGCTGCAGGGAAGCGTGACTACCGTAGACCAAATCAAGCAATCTCGTCAATTGCTGATGGATCACTTTGGTCCCAACATCAAAGTGACGTGGGCGATGGAAAACGGATTTGTTTTTGTGGAATCGAACCGACCGCAGCTTAAACAGGTTCTGGATTACGTCGATCAGTATGGAGATGAAGTCGGGATACTGGCCGGGTATCCGAACCAGCAGAAGTTTCCTGTTTGGGAAGTAAAGATGGATGAGTGGCTGTACATGTACCGTTACAATGCATTCAATGAGCTACACCAATCTGGTTCGATGGGATCACCATCCGTGTTTGAAAGCATGGATACAGACCAATATCGGAAGTATCTGCCGAAATCATTGACCAGCTTTACGGTGAATCCTGAACAGACTCAATGGTTAAAAGATCACTATCGAATTACATCCGCGATGGGATGGTCGGCTACACAATATAATGTCAACGGCATGTATGGTGAGGGCTCACCTTTGATGCCTTACTGGTCTAATAAAGACAATCCGATTGTTCCCGCACAAGGAATTACTGATAATAGCGGTACCGTATTCATGAACTCGGTTACGATTGATCCGATTGGATCACGCTATACCAAAGATTCCTCACGCTGGACTCTTCATCCGGGTGACCCCTATGTGACGGAGACGGATGCGGCACCACAACTGTATATAGTACAGCAATATTTGGATAACCCTTATCAACGTATAAATACGGTAAACTACTTGTCCATTATTTTGGACATTAACGCACTTGCAAACACCCATAACATGGGTCCAATATGGGAGAACTTTGTGAATCATTTCCCGCTTGATCGCAAGGTCGAGATTGTGGGTGTGGACGGGCTGAAACAGGTTTATGAATCGGTAGCAGGATCCAATAATGATCATACCGAGTTTACGCTCATGTTTAGAGGCTCAGGTATTAAGACGGCTATGGATTCCAATAATTCACCAGCAAATCTGCGCTATTTGTGGACTGAAAATGCCTCACAGCGGGTTATTTTATCCAAAGAGGATGGGGATGCGGAATGGTCTATTATTGACTTTACCGATTATACCCAAAAACCGGTTCCGAAGATGGATTACAACCTGGATGGTCACACGGACGTAAGCTATGTCACCGGAAGGAACTTCAAGCTAAGTCCAACGGCTCCTTTAACAGCAGATGAAATTCAGCGCGTGAAAGCTCGTTTGAAGGACATCTATTTCGTGGAAGAAGTGAACTATCAGTAA
- a CDS encoding NAD(P)H-dependent oxidoreductase, with translation METLTTTKDQILAAYKFRHATKEFDSHKKISDSDFEFILETGRLSPSSFGFEPWKFVVVQSKEMREKLLPYSWGATKQLPTASHFVLILSRLPKDMVASSDYIKNMMENVQQLPAEVMQGKEKVYDAFLKSDFALEENERAMFEWACRQTYIALGNMMTAAAQIGIDSCPIEGFNKQEIERILSEEGIMDAEHFGISCMVAFGYRLNEPRDKTRRPVDQIVEWV, from the coding sequence ATGGAAACCCTAACAACCACTAAAGATCAAATTTTAGCTGCATACAAGTTCAGACATGCTACAAAGGAATTTGATAGTCATAAGAAAATTAGCGATTCCGATTTTGAGTTTATTCTTGAAACCGGTCGTTTATCCCCAAGCTCGTTTGGCTTTGAACCCTGGAAATTTGTTGTCGTCCAAAGTAAAGAGATGCGTGAGAAACTGCTACCCTATTCTTGGGGGGCCACAAAACAGCTACCAACAGCAAGCCATTTCGTACTTATTCTCTCCAGATTGCCTAAAGATATGGTAGCTTCATCCGATTATATCAAGAATATGATGGAAAACGTGCAGCAATTACCTGCTGAAGTGATGCAAGGCAAAGAGAAGGTATATGATGCCTTCCTAAAATCAGATTTTGCGCTTGAGGAAAATGAAAGAGCTATGTTCGAGTGGGCATGCCGACAAACCTATATCGCACTGGGCAATATGATGACTGCCGCAGCTCAAATCGGCATTGATTCCTGCCCGATCGAGGGTTTTAATAAACAAGAAATTGAACGCATCCTTTCCGAAGAAGGCATTATGGATGCCGAGCATTTCGGTATTTCTTGCATGGTGGCTTTTGGCTACCGCCTGAACGAGCCGCGCGACAAAACTCGTCGACCTGTAGATCAGATTGTGGAGTGGGTGTAA
- a CDS encoding winged helix-turn-helix transcriptional regulator, with amino-acid sequence MRNRKGGFGECTAGNDQACPVEYTLDVIGGKWKGIILYHLMYGTKRFSDFRRICPGITQRMLTLQLRELEEDGVVHREVYQQVPPKVEYSLTEFGETLIPIINLMKDWGEEYKTKQRSPASSLQQPSPNV; translated from the coding sequence ATGCGCAATCGGAAAGGCGGCTTTGGTGAGTGTACCGCTGGAAATGATCAGGCGTGTCCTGTTGAGTACACGTTGGATGTGATTGGGGGCAAGTGGAAAGGGATTATTTTATACCATCTCATGTATGGGACTAAGCGATTTAGTGATTTTCGGCGGATCTGTCCGGGAATTACCCAGCGTATGCTGACACTTCAATTGCGCGAGCTGGAAGAGGATGGTGTCGTTCACCGTGAAGTCTACCAACAGGTTCCGCCTAAGGTCGAATACTCTCTCACCGAATTTGGAGAAACACTGATCCCGATTATTAACTTGATGAAGGATTGGGGAGAAGAATATAAAACAAAACAGCGATCACCAGCAAGCAGCCTCCAGCAACCTAGCCCCAATGTGTAG
- a CDS encoding ABC transporter substrate-binding protein — translation MRNKSIFMLATLMLVLAVFISACGGNNTGNNPASTSGDKQESASTGETRSFKTVKGDIQIPAKPQRIVTDFYGGELLSVGANVVGVEPTAFQNPFLTDLLKEKGTKEVGDPTNLEKTLELKPDLIVVMKDTNYEALSKIAPTLYIPYGTTTNIYDTVKLFGDITGEKEKAEQFIAAFDKKAAEGRARLKGVIDEKATFGLYELTDKNALWIFGDNAGRGGQAVYNALKLNMPKKTANSKEQTIQLSMEVLPQYDADYMFLTTYDPDKKGTALKQLKSSAVWGNLPAVKNNKVFFNDFDTYYRYDPIAITGQIDMVVDMLVEREKENKAKK, via the coding sequence TTGAGGAACAAATCGATTTTTATGCTGGCTACTTTGATGCTTGTATTGGCTGTATTTATCAGCGCATGCGGCGGAAATAACACTGGAAATAATCCCGCTTCAACTTCAGGAGATAAGCAAGAGTCGGCTTCTACTGGAGAGACAAGAAGCTTTAAAACGGTTAAAGGGGATATTCAAATTCCCGCTAAGCCGCAGCGTATTGTAACGGATTTTTACGGCGGAGAGCTGCTGTCCGTGGGTGCTAACGTGGTGGGTGTAGAGCCGACTGCGTTTCAAAATCCTTTTTTGACCGATTTGCTAAAGGAAAAAGGAACCAAAGAGGTGGGTGATCCGACCAATTTGGAAAAGACGCTGGAACTCAAACCCGATCTAATCGTGGTTATGAAGGATACCAATTATGAGGCTTTGTCTAAAATCGCACCTACCCTGTACATTCCGTATGGTACGACGACTAATATCTATGATACGGTCAAGCTGTTCGGCGATATCACTGGGGAAAAGGAGAAGGCTGAGCAATTTATTGCTGCATTTGATAAAAAGGCTGCTGAAGGCCGTGCTCGTCTGAAAGGTGTTATTGACGAAAAGGCAACTTTCGGTTTGTATGAGCTGACAGACAAAAATGCACTTTGGATCTTTGGCGACAATGCGGGACGAGGCGGACAAGCTGTATACAATGCGCTCAAACTGAACATGCCGAAGAAGACAGCTAATTCCAAGGAACAAACCATACAGCTTTCAATGGAGGTACTGCCGCAGTATGACGCAGATTACATGTTCCTGACTACGTATGATCCAGACAAAAAGGGAACCGCGCTTAAGCAACTGAAATCGTCCGCTGTGTGGGGGAATCTGCCTGCGGTGAAGAATAATAAAGTGTTCTTTAATGATTTTGATACGTACTATCGCTACGATCCGATCGCTATTACCGGACAGATTGATATGGTTGTGGATATGCTGGTTGAAAGAGAGAAAGAGAATAAAGCTAAAAAATAG
- a CDS encoding phosphotransferase: METFSTNEIIQADLMETFHRFFGLNIIESVPIQRGWLNLKWKIATNNGTFLLKQYNKQRYKYYNFDDLLRAFSQQKRLHGLGLACPRLLNHEGQVFMESERRERFLVMEFCPGTLVAPGKANVYQLYELGKATGKMHCLLNDGTLRSKNTPKLVLSSRKERLAHWDSVWKQAKEADKKELLADIETQRKATEMVNIEMIDALTPGWAHRDLWADNVLFNNDMLSAILDFDRLDYDYPQLDIARAVMSFAWDKQLKLPLVSAFMAGYREERAMIEDSLTRSLQWLWYMESVWWINVNMDEHSVPIRFAKEMNWLARNYKVLPDLLADM; this comes from the coding sequence TTGGAAACATTCTCAACAAATGAAATCATTCAGGCTGATCTAATGGAAACATTTCATCGATTTTTCGGTTTAAATATAATTGAATCTGTGCCCATCCAACGAGGGTGGTTAAATCTAAAATGGAAAATCGCCACGAACAATGGGACTTTTTTATTAAAACAATATAATAAACAAAGATATAAATATTATAATTTTGATGATCTTTTGAGGGCGTTTTCTCAACAAAAAAGATTGCACGGGCTTGGTCTGGCCTGTCCACGGTTATTAAATCATGAGGGGCAGGTTTTTATGGAATCTGAACGGAGAGAACGCTTCCTAGTGATGGAATTTTGTCCAGGTACACTGGTTGCACCAGGGAAGGCTAATGTTTACCAATTATATGAGCTAGGCAAGGCAACTGGAAAAATGCACTGCTTGTTAAACGACGGTACGCTTAGGAGCAAAAATACCCCGAAACTTGTGCTTTCCAGCCGTAAGGAACGTTTAGCACATTGGGATTCAGTATGGAAACAAGCGAAGGAAGCTGATAAAAAAGAGCTTTTGGCTGATATCGAAACTCAGCGTAAAGCAACAGAAATGGTTAATATCGAGATGATAGATGCACTTACGCCCGGTTGGGCCCATCGTGACCTTTGGGCGGACAATGTCCTGTTTAACAATGATATGCTCAGTGCAATTCTGGATTTTGATCGACTAGATTATGACTATCCACAGTTGGATATTGCCCGAGCAGTCATGTCTTTTGCTTGGGATAAGCAGTTAAAACTTCCCCTTGTTTCAGCATTTATGGCGGGGTACAGGGAAGAGCGTGCGATGATAGAGGACAGTTTAACAAGATCATTACAATGGCTGTGGTATATGGAAAGTGTTTGGTGGATCAACGTCAATATGGACGAACATTCTGTGCCTATCCGATTCGCTAAAGAAATGAACTGGCTTGCTAGAAATTATAAAGTTCTGCCTGACTTATTAGCAGATATGTAG
- a CDS encoding stalk domain-containing protein, giving the protein MKRRTLLLSIITLFLLSPRVWAAGDDFTSHIRSYDSGSLIQSDGSLWLWGYNQSVPTRIEGKPNVVKTFSNIINEGDLVFTLQDHSAWYVPRNNISESVKFVPLEGLQNLATVSSLGDHMLALSNEGNVFSADQLGDKNIFSRFRTLSGIDEVAHIDSYYEERPDYEERWIFLRKDGSVWKNTKALQGFEPISSLKDITAIAKNIALKKDGTVWTWPKEFDKNVAPSETLSVSQIHALSGIKTIKANRYSNLAIDQQGRLWFWGATVTGALDNTTYHNANTPILLTGVKDVKDAFFVERSILALTTSGNVYVASLDGEKLSSNVSFTLLAKNIQSIKAGPRHIIMQKTNGDLWGWGVNKHAQLGIGDYEFLYSTPVPVQKPILVRLNGTPVPLSNGVITRNGQAFIPLRSVFDKLGAEVTYDYNSKIAKMNQSKAGDHPVSLEINFKTSQTKVNGKSVELTNPPFMVNGIGYLPLRLISETLGAKVDWIQKEDTIVITTK; this is encoded by the coding sequence ATGAAAAGACGTACTCTATTACTCAGTATAATCACGTTATTCCTGCTCAGTCCCAGGGTATGGGCGGCCGGAGATGATTTCACATCCCATATTCGCTCCTATGATTCCGGAAGTCTGATTCAATCCGATGGAAGCTTGTGGCTGTGGGGCTATAATCAATCCGTACCGACTCGTATAGAGGGCAAGCCAAACGTTGTAAAAACATTCTCTAATATTATCAACGAAGGCGATCTGGTATTTACCTTGCAAGACCACTCTGCTTGGTATGTGCCTAGAAACAATATTTCTGAATCCGTGAAATTTGTTCCTCTGGAAGGACTACAGAACCTCGCAACTGTAAGTAGTTTGGGTGATCATATGCTCGCTCTTAGCAACGAAGGGAATGTATTTTCAGCTGATCAACTCGGAGATAAAAATATCTTTAGTCGTTTTCGAACCCTGTCTGGCATCGACGAGGTTGCCCATATAGATAGTTACTATGAGGAAAGACCGGATTATGAGGAACGCTGGATATTCCTAAGAAAAGACGGAAGTGTATGGAAAAACACAAAAGCATTGCAGGGCTTCGAACCTATTTCATCATTAAAGGATATTACGGCAATTGCTAAAAACATAGCTTTAAAAAAAGATGGTACCGTGTGGACGTGGCCCAAAGAATTTGATAAAAATGTAGCTCCGTCCGAAACTCTATCCGTATCACAAATTCATGCCTTATCAGGCATCAAGACAATCAAGGCCAATAGGTATTCCAATCTCGCGATTGATCAGCAAGGTCGGCTATGGTTCTGGGGGGCTACCGTTACAGGTGCCTTAGACAATACAACCTACCACAATGCTAATACTCCTATACTGCTAACAGGAGTAAAGGATGTTAAAGACGCCTTTTTCGTTGAACGCTCCATCCTTGCTCTAACCACATCTGGTAATGTATATGTTGCATCTCTAGATGGCGAAAAGTTATCCTCCAATGTCTCCTTTACATTACTTGCCAAAAATATTCAAAGCATCAAAGCAGGCCCACGGCACATCATCATGCAAAAAACAAACGGCGACCTGTGGGGGTGGGGCGTTAACAAACACGCGCAACTCGGTATAGGCGACTATGAATTTCTTTATAGTACGCCAGTTCCTGTGCAAAAGCCGATTCTCGTCCGTCTCAATGGTACACCTGTCCCTCTAAGTAACGGTGTGATTACCCGCAACGGCCAGGCATTTATTCCCCTCCGCTCCGTATTTGACAAACTAGGGGCAGAGGTCACATATGATTACAACAGCAAAATAGCGAAAATGAATCAGTCCAAGGCAGGAGACCATCCCGTCTCTCTAGAAATAAATTTCAAAACCAGCCAAACAAAAGTGAACGGTAAATCTGTAGAACTCACCAATCCGCCCTTCATGGTGAACGGTATTGGTTATCTTCCATTGAGGCTCATCAGCGAAACACTGGGAGCCAAGGTAGATTGGATACAAAAAGAAGATACTATCGTAATTACGACGAAGTAG
- a CDS encoding cyclodeaminase/cyclohydrolase family protein has product MSELSWNQSIAHFLKEAASAAPTPGGGSVSALAAALGAAMTSMTANLSQGEKYAHFREQFAQVISSMERLSIHCEELMAADIQSFEQYMTALRLPKETDEEKRYRTHSLQTAVIAAIEVPMRLLEVCRDGLSQAYNIVEISNKNVISDLGIGAILFEAAAQSALLTIDINLTSLKDLDVKQSYEAKTAVLLREIGQIKEQTLLTVRSRIAN; this is encoded by the coding sequence ATGAGTGAACTGTCGTGGAATCAGTCCATCGCACATTTTCTGAAAGAAGCTGCAAGTGCAGCGCCTACCCCCGGCGGAGGAAGTGTATCCGCGCTGGCTGCAGCACTAGGCGCAGCTATGACCTCCATGACCGCCAACCTTTCACAAGGAGAAAAATACGCGCACTTCCGTGAACAATTCGCGCAAGTCATTAGCAGCATGGAGAGATTGTCTATACATTGTGAGGAACTGATGGCCGCAGACATCCAATCCTTTGAACAGTACATGACCGCGTTGCGTTTGCCCAAAGAAACAGACGAAGAAAAGCGCTATCGTACCCATTCCTTACAAACAGCGGTGATTGCTGCCATTGAGGTCCCTATGCGCCTGCTCGAAGTATGCCGGGACGGACTATCACAAGCCTACAACATTGTTGAAATATCCAATAAAAATGTGATCTCTGATCTGGGCATCGGCGCGATTTTGTTTGAAGCAGCCGCTCAATCGGCCTTGCTTACCATTGATATTAACCTTACCTCGCTCAAGGACTTGGATGTCAAACAATCCTACGAAGCCAAAACAGCCGTACTCCTCCGTGAAATCGGACAAATTAAAGAGCAAACCTTATTGACTGTGCGCAGTCGAATTGCTAATTAA
- a CDS encoding bifunctional 5,10-methylenetetrahydrofolate dehydrogenase/5,10-methenyltetrahydrofolate cyclohydrolase, whose translation MAIIMKSKEAAEQVYATIRSQVEQMKQQGHRPHLATLLVEGDPASAYYARTKQKIAEKLGISFHLHTFNRHVSEAELLHLIGTLNDASHVHGIMLELPLPQHLSASVIKQSIAPYKDIDGITPDNKLATVTGDAGLYPATPQACIELLKHYGHSLAGKNVTLVGIGQTVGLPLFHMLQRENATVTACHAGTRDIAEHLNHADIAFVAVGCPDVITQDMVHPGLILVDAGINETLEGKIVGDAAPDVVEKVHAISPVPGGVGTLTTAILYKNLLKAIRLQHYSREVVYS comes from the coding sequence ATGGCTATTATTATGAAATCCAAAGAAGCAGCTGAGCAAGTGTATGCAACGATCCGTTCCCAAGTAGAGCAAATGAAACAACAAGGACACCGTCCCCATCTGGCAACCCTGTTGGTAGAAGGTGATCCGGCATCTGCATACTATGCACGGACCAAGCAAAAAATAGCAGAGAAGCTGGGCATCTCATTTCATCTCCATACTTTTAATCGTCATGTAAGTGAAGCCGAGCTTCTGCACCTGATCGGCACCCTAAATGATGCATCCCATGTACATGGCATTATGCTGGAACTCCCGCTTCCTCAACATCTTTCCGCCTCCGTTATTAAACAATCCATCGCTCCCTACAAGGATATTGATGGAATTACACCTGATAACAAGCTGGCTACCGTTACGGGTGACGCAGGGCTGTACCCCGCTACACCTCAAGCCTGTATTGAACTGTTGAAGCATTACGGCCACTCCTTGGCAGGCAAAAATGTCACGCTCGTGGGCATTGGGCAGACGGTGGGACTTCCCCTTTTCCACATGCTGCAAAGAGAAAATGCCACCGTCACCGCCTGTCATGCAGGTACACGTGATATTGCAGAGCATCTGAACCATGCAGACATTGCCTTCGTCGCAGTTGGATGCCCTGATGTGATTACGCAGGATATGGTGCATCCAGGTTTGATTCTCGTGGATGCAGGGATTAATGAGACGCTGGAGGGAAAAATCGTGGGTGACGCTGCTCCGGACGTTGTAGAAAAGGTACATGCTATTTCTCCCGTTCCCGGCGGTGTGGGTACCTTAACGACCGCCATTTTGTACAAAAACTTGCTCAAAGCGATACGTCTGCAACATTACTCCAGAGAGGTGGTTTATTCATGA
- a CDS encoding fatty acid desaturase produces MGMTQLPLAQLKKNMAPYEKINTKSSVLQLINTLGPLILLWYAAYLSLAVSYWLTLPITIIAAGFVVRTFIIFHDCGHQSFFKSRKLNDIVGTITGIITLCPYHQWKNSHAIHHATSSNLDKRGTGDMWVLTVEEYTAASTWTRLAYRIYRNPWVMFGLGPIYTFLISYRFNVKTAKHKEKINTYVTNISIVALYALLCWAIGWQAFLLVQTPIFFVSGMLGIWLFYVQHQFEDSYFEHDEEWSYINAAVEGSSYYKLPKVLQWITGNIGFHHVHHLSPKVPNYNLEKAHEATPLLQKATTITVSSSLQSLKFRLWDESTKTFLTFKQVKPLLSKRVGASKPIPTPVVGTDRK; encoded by the coding sequence ATGGGTATGACACAACTCCCGTTAGCTCAATTGAAAAAAAATATGGCTCCCTACGAGAAAATAAACACGAAATCCAGCGTTCTGCAACTTATCAATACCTTGGGGCCGCTAATCCTATTGTGGTATGCCGCTTATCTTAGCCTAGCGGTTTCTTACTGGCTTACGCTTCCAATTACCATTATTGCGGCAGGGTTTGTGGTACGGACGTTTATTATCTTTCATGATTGTGGTCATCAATCTTTTTTCAAAAGTCGCAAGCTGAACGATATTGTGGGAACGATTACAGGGATTATTACGCTCTGCCCTTATCACCAATGGAAAAATAGTCACGCGATCCACCATGCAACCAGCAGTAATCTGGATAAAAGAGGCACAGGTGATATGTGGGTGCTCACGGTAGAAGAGTACACAGCGGCTTCCACATGGACACGGCTGGCCTATCGTATATATCGAAATCCTTGGGTTATGTTCGGGCTAGGTCCGATCTATACTTTTTTGATTTCCTATCGGTTTAATGTCAAGACAGCCAAACATAAGGAAAAAATAAACACTTATGTGACGAATATATCCATCGTTGCATTGTATGCGCTGTTGTGCTGGGCTATTGGCTGGCAGGCATTCCTTCTGGTACAGACGCCTATCTTTTTTGTCTCTGGTATGTTGGGAATCTGGCTGTTCTATGTGCAACACCAGTTTGAGGATTCGTATTTTGAGCATGATGAAGAGTGGAGTTATATTAATGCGGCTGTAGAAGGCAGCTCTTACTACAAGCTCCCTAAAGTATTGCAATGGATTACGGGCAATATTGGTTTTCATCACGTTCATCACCTGAGCCCGAAAGTACCAAATTACAATTTGGAGAAAGCTCATGAAGCCACACCGTTGCTGCAAAAGGCGACCACGATCACGGTGAGTAGCAGTCTGCAATCTTTGAAATTCCGACTGTGGGATGAAAGTACCAAAACCTTTCTGACCTTTAAACAAGTAAAGCCGCTGCTTAGCAAACGTGTTGGCGCTTCAAAACCCATCCCTACACCTGTTGTAGGCACGGATAGAAAATAG